One window of the Dehalococcoidia bacterium genome contains the following:
- the cas2 gene encoding CRISPR-associated endonuclease Cas2, translating into MYIIVVYDVEEKRVSKVCQYLRRHLFWVQRSVFEGDVSEGRLEKMKAGLRRIINPRHDSIYIYKVRDQRWVSREVLGVEAAPMDQII; encoded by the coding sequence ATGTACATCATCGTCGTATACGACGTGGAAGAGAAGCGGGTCAGCAAGGTCTGTCAGTATCTGAGGCGCCATCTCTTCTGGGTGCAGCGTTCCGTATTCGAGGGAGACGTGAGCGAAGGGCGATTGGAGAAGATGAAGGCGGGGCTGCGCCGCATCATCAACCCGCGGCACGACTCCATCTACATCTACAAGGTGCGAGACCAGCGCTGGGTCAGCAGGGAGGTGCTGGGGGTGGAGGCGGCGCCCATGGACCAGATCATCTAG
- the cas6 gene encoding CRISPR-associated endoribonuclease Cas6, with the protein MRLRVTLEHPSPFFLPWRYPELLRGAVYSALRRWDPELAESMHDQGLISGGRRYKPFTYSWLRPRTAQQQPGGLLMQPPVWWWISSPLSPIVEALAGFLLTGGTVQLGGVHLTVALVEVEATPALTPPLVVETLSPIVASTAVEQGGRLRKVFLTPWEEEFHRVLSQNLINKARAFGQPVPEDAAVRLEPLKGVRSRLVTINDIAVRGFEGRFRASGDGLLLHIGYEMGFGERNAQGFGMVRLARR; encoded by the coding sequence ATGCGGCTGAGAGTGACATTAGAACACCCTTCACCTTTCTTCCTGCCATGGCGTTACCCGGAGTTGTTGCGGGGGGCCGTCTACAGCGCTCTGCGAAGGTGGGACCCCGAGCTGGCCGAGTCTATGCACGACCAAGGGCTCATATCTGGGGGCCGCCGTTACAAGCCTTTCACCTACTCCTGGCTACGCCCCAGGACCGCCCAGCAACAGCCAGGGGGCCTCCTTATGCAGCCGCCGGTCTGGTGGTGGATATCTTCCCCCCTTTCCCCAATAGTAGAGGCGCTGGCCGGGTTCCTGCTTACTGGGGGCACGGTACAGTTGGGCGGTGTCCATCTAACGGTAGCGCTGGTGGAGGTGGAGGCAACGCCTGCCTTGACTCCGCCTTTGGTGGTGGAGACCCTATCGCCCATTGTGGCCTCTACGGCTGTGGAACAGGGCGGCCGGCTACGAAAGGTCTTTCTGACGCCGTGGGAGGAGGAGTTCCACCGCGTCCTCAGCCAGAACCTTATCAACAAGGCACGCGCCTTTGGCCAGCCCGTTCCGGAGGATGCGGCGGTCCGCTTGGAGCCCCTGAAAGGTGTACGCTCTCGCCTGGTCACCATCAACGACATCGCAGTGCGCGGTTTCGAGGGGCGCTTCCGGGCATCAGGGGACGGGCTGCTTCTGCACATCGGCTACGAGATGGGCTTTGGGGAGCGGAACGCACAGGGCTTTGGGATGGTCCGTCTGGCCAGGAGGTGA
- the cas1b gene encoding type I-B CRISPR-associated endonuclease Cas1b — MPRSYYLFRNGRLRRRQNTLYLEQEEEEGRRPIPIEDVRELYLFGEIDLNTKLLNFLGQHGVVVHCFNYYGFYTGSFYPREGNVSGHLLLRQVEHYLDPTKRLYLARQFVKGSLFHLRRNLAYYQRRGRDLDTVLAAVERSLAEVEACRDIPSLMGVEGRARDAYYGAFNLIMDLEEPFQQRVRRPPDNLINALISFGNTLLYTATLAELYVTQLNPTISYLHEPSQRRFSLALDIAEVFRPLIVDRVIFRVVNRNMIGKDDLEPLGESAGVYLSEEGRKTFIRALEETLATTVYHRTLKRNVSYRQLLRLEAYKLVRHLIGMEEYQPLKAWW, encoded by the coding sequence GTGCCGCGCAGTTATTACCTCTTCCGCAACGGTCGGCTCCGCCGCCGCCAGAACACCCTCTACCTGGAGCAGGAGGAAGAGGAGGGGCGCCGCCCCATCCCCATTGAGGATGTGCGCGAGCTTTACCTTTTCGGCGAGATCGACCTCAACACCAAGCTCCTGAACTTCCTGGGCCAGCATGGGGTGGTGGTCCACTGCTTCAACTATTACGGCTTTTACACAGGGAGCTTCTACCCGCGCGAGGGCAATGTCAGTGGGCACCTGCTGCTGCGACAAGTGGAGCACTACCTCGACCCAACCAAGCGGCTCTATCTAGCACGCCAGTTCGTCAAAGGCTCACTATTCCACCTGCGCCGCAACCTGGCCTATTACCAGCGCCGGGGTCGGGACTTGGATACCGTCCTGGCAGCGGTGGAGCGCTCCTTAGCCGAAGTAGAGGCATGCCGAGATATCCCCTCCCTTATGGGCGTGGAGGGGAGGGCCAGGGACGCCTATTACGGCGCCTTCAACCTCATCATGGACCTGGAGGAGCCCTTCCAACAGCGGGTGCGCCGCCCGCCCGATAACCTCATCAACGCCCTCATCTCTTTTGGCAATACCCTGCTTTATACAGCTACCCTGGCCGAGCTCTACGTCACCCAACTCAACCCCACCATTAGCTACTTGCACGAGCCCTCACAACGTCGCTTCTCCCTGGCCTTGGACATCGCCGAGGTGTTCCGGCCCCTGATCGTGGATCGGGTCATCTTCCGCGTGGTAAATCGGAACATGATAGGTAAAGACGACCTGGAGCCGTTGGGCGAGTCGGCAGGCGTCTACCTGAGCGAAGAAGGCCGCAAGACCTTCATCCGCGCCCTGGAGGAGACGTTGGCCACCACCGTGTACCACCGTACCCTCAAGCGCAACGTATCCTACCGTCAGCTATTGCGCCTGGAGGCGTACAAGCTTGTGCGCCACCTCATCGGCATGGAAGAGTACCAGCCCCTGAAGGCCTGGTGGTGA
- a CDS encoding CRISPR-associated protein Cas4: protein MEAPHQPPLLTPEEFERLRTNGIKVNYWAVCHRKLWLFAKGMRMEGASDRVLLGRLLHESVYPPLPRREVMLDELVRVDVLEGQGRVLEVKYSRRLVHAARLQVAYYLLYLRHLGAGDLTGELRFPKKRRREEVHLTSDLEEEVTLALRDIARIEAMPSPPNMDYMPICRTCAYAELCWG, encoded by the coding sequence ATGGAGGCGCCGCATCAGCCGCCGCTGCTGACACCAGAGGAGTTCGAGCGTCTACGCACCAACGGCATCAAGGTCAATTATTGGGCTGTGTGTCACCGCAAACTCTGGCTCTTTGCCAAAGGGATGCGCATGGAAGGGGCATCAGACCGGGTCCTTTTGGGGCGCCTTTTGCACGAAAGCGTATATCCCCCCCTCCCCCGCCGCGAGGTTATGCTGGACGAGCTGGTACGCGTGGACGTCTTAGAAGGCCAAGGGCGGGTGCTGGAGGTCAAATACTCCCGTCGCCTGGTACACGCTGCCCGCCTCCAGGTGGCCTACTACCTGCTCTATCTGCGCCACTTGGGTGCGGGCGACTTGACAGGCGAGCTCCGGTTCCCCAAGAAGCGCCGTCGGGAGGAGGTGCATCTTACCTCGGACCTGGAGGAGGAAGTGACCCTGGCGCTTAGGGACATCGCGCGTATAGAGGCTATGCCGAGCCCACCCAACATGGACTACATGCCCATCTGCCGGACGTGCGCCTACGCCGAGCTGTGCTGGGGGTAG
- the cas3 gene encoding CRISPR-associated helicase Cas3' has protein sequence MGQQLLGKPDTPLVDHLRDVLLLGDRLARRLGLGERLRMQALLACALHDIGKVTYSFQEYMEAARALEQAQTRGAPDRDLQNLRRVANQKKAKAYPHALASLPFVLVAEARLAQENGWQGAPLAATGAVLTHHSPLGPALYKGYGAPDLLDDPILLQVIEEVWELLEKAGVGPLPQARQFLLQFKPLLKRSPADILHDVGQSSSSGGWTSLLGRLQQQPVEEFAQVKTVLHLADWLASAKGHDTSVFFLSSGDSCVASHVSSFSLRRFQVQAREALDDVLWLRAPTGTGKTEALLLWAGNANRLLYLLPTQATVNAMWYRLRKIYGQEQVGLAHGRASYMLRQEEDQDSLDTRLFGSVFARPVTVATLDQYILAHLHGRHWEERRTLARQATMVVDEVHTYEPYTLGLLLAALEREHPARLAVASATLPSALLDLFPKGRLVEAEPELWRRARHRLELHDSPLDGCVEEVLAAARNGRRVLVVANTVRQAQELYLAIKKELGPQAVQLLHSRFTFRDRQRKERQVGSPAPGTVFVATQVVEVSLDISYDVLFTEVAPMDALVQRMGRVNRRGDRPPAPVHLFCQPSEGAERIYGRSVLEWSLQLARALPSSPTDADLAEATHQLYQQVTAAPDWQKELQEGRDTLSDVQSIQGCYTIDLSDPEMQQKFTARRGLISVEVLPYVFRDEAYEFKNAGEGWRIPELLVPVPIYWLKQQPSAFTPLKDLGCYETTLPYDAELGLCPPEEDDAASFVLLD, from the coding sequence ATGGGTCAACAACTTCTAGGCAAGCCCGATACACCCCTGGTGGACCATCTGCGGGACGTGCTCCTGCTAGGCGACCGTCTAGCCCGTCGCCTGGGGCTGGGGGAACGGCTGAGGATGCAGGCCCTCCTCGCCTGTGCCCTCCATGATATCGGCAAGGTCACGTATAGCTTTCAGGAATATATGGAGGCGGCCCGCGCCCTGGAGCAGGCACAGACCCGCGGCGCCCCGGACAGGGATCTGCAGAACTTGAGGCGCGTTGCCAACCAAAAAAAGGCAAAGGCCTACCCTCATGCTCTGGCATCGCTGCCCTTTGTGCTGGTTGCTGAGGCACGCCTTGCGCAAGAAAACGGATGGCAGGGTGCCCCGCTGGCCGCCACCGGGGCGGTCCTGACCCATCACTCGCCACTGGGCCCTGCGCTATACAAAGGCTACGGAGCGCCCGACCTTCTTGATGACCCTATCCTTCTCCAGGTCATCGAGGAAGTTTGGGAGCTACTGGAGAAAGCGGGAGTCGGGCCGCTGCCTCAAGCGCGCCAGTTCCTATTGCAATTTAAGCCTCTACTCAAAAGGTCACCTGCTGACATCCTCCATGACGTTGGACAATCGTCTAGCTCGGGTGGGTGGACCAGCCTCCTGGGGCGTCTGCAGCAGCAGCCTGTGGAGGAGTTCGCCCAGGTTAAGACAGTGCTGCACCTGGCCGACTGGTTGGCCTCGGCCAAAGGGCACGATACCTCCGTCTTCTTCTTGTCCAGCGGCGACAGCTGCGTGGCTAGCCACGTCTCCTCTTTCTCGCTAAGGCGGTTTCAAGTCCAGGCCCGCGAGGCCCTGGACGACGTCCTATGGCTGCGAGCACCCACGGGCACAGGGAAGACGGAGGCGCTGTTGCTGTGGGCAGGCAATGCCAACAGGCTGTTGTATCTGCTACCCACTCAGGCCACCGTCAATGCCATGTGGTACCGTCTGCGGAAAATCTACGGCCAAGAGCAGGTGGGCCTGGCCCACGGCCGCGCCAGCTACATGCTGCGGCAGGAAGAAGACCAAGACTCGCTGGATACCCGCCTCTTCGGCTCCGTCTTCGCCCGTCCCGTCACAGTGGCCACCCTCGACCAGTACATCCTAGCCCATCTACACGGCCGTCATTGGGAGGAACGACGCACCTTGGCCAGGCAGGCTACCATGGTGGTGGACGAGGTCCACACCTACGAGCCCTATACCCTGGGCCTCCTCCTGGCCGCCCTGGAGAGGGAACACCCAGCGCGGCTAGCCGTGGCCAGCGCCACCCTGCCCAGCGCATTGCTGGATCTTTTCCCAAAGGGGAGGCTAGTCGAGGCCGAGCCTGAGCTGTGGCGACGGGCCCGGCATCGCCTAGAGTTGCACGATTCGCCTCTTGATGGCTGCGTGGAGGAAGTGTTAGCGGCGGCCCGCAACGGCCGCCGGGTTCTCGTGGTGGCCAACACTGTGCGACAGGCGCAGGAGCTTTATCTGGCCATCAAGAAAGAATTGGGGCCTCAGGCTGTGCAGCTGCTCCATTCCCGGTTCACCTTCCGGGATCGCCAGCGGAAGGAACGGCAGGTGGGGTCCCCCGCGCCGGGTACCGTCTTCGTCGCTACCCAGGTCGTCGAGGTGAGCCTGGACATCTCATACGATGTGCTGTTCACTGAGGTGGCCCCCATGGATGCCTTAGTGCAGCGCATGGGCCGAGTGAACCGCCGAGGCGACCGCCCGCCGGCCCCCGTGCACCTTTTCTGCCAGCCATCGGAGGGAGCGGAGCGCATCTACGGGCGCTCTGTCCTGGAATGGAGTCTCCAGCTAGCGCGAGCCCTGCCCTCTAGCCCCACCGATGCCGACCTGGCCGAGGCCACCCACCAGCTCTACCAGCAGGTGACAGCTGCGCCGGACTGGCAGAAAGAGCTGCAAGAAGGGCGCGATACCCTTTCCGACGTGCAGTCCATCCAGGGCTGTTACACCATCGACCTCTCGGACCCCGAGATGCAGCAGAAGTTCACGGCCAGACGTGGACTCATCAGCGTGGAGGTCTTGCCTTACGTCTTCCGCGACGAGGCCTATGAATTCAAGAACGCGGGCGAGGGATGGCGGATACCCGAGCTGCTGGTGCCTGTGCCCATCTACTGGCTCAAGCAGCAGCCAAGCGCATTCACTCCCCTCAAAGACCTGGGCTGTTACGAGACAACCTTGCCCTACGATGCGGAGCTGGGGCTCTGTCCTCCAGAAGAGGATGATGCGGCCTCATTTGTGCTGCTGGACTGA
- the cas5 gene encoding CRISPR-associated protein Cas5, giving the protein MVMVLRVTMRAPVASFRRPLDHNYQRSLPLPPPTTLLGIAGAALGLSDRQMWADDSPLRQVLVTAWADAEPGRARDLWTVLKVKGGKIAERSPYFRELLFSVRYTLVYGGPEDILQQLREAFADPVYPLSLGREDELALVEDVTLEEATDGEPRFRGTIVPGDVRATSPRPVLQPGLRVEPVLVETLPLSFRLDNRGVRSPERMTPLSFLPVQVELDVPSPQFPVLQMQGRNFTWVNNF; this is encoded by the coding sequence ATGGTGATGGTCCTTAGGGTGACCATGCGGGCGCCGGTAGCCTCCTTCCGGCGCCCCTTGGACCACAACTATCAGCGATCGTTGCCCCTGCCACCCCCTACTACCCTCCTGGGCATCGCCGGGGCAGCCCTTGGCCTCTCCGATCGCCAGATGTGGGCCGACGACAGCCCCCTCCGGCAGGTCTTGGTGACAGCCTGGGCTGACGCTGAGCCGGGGCGTGCCCGCGATTTGTGGACGGTGCTCAAGGTGAAGGGTGGAAAGATAGCCGAACGCTCACCATATTTCCGCGAGTTGCTCTTCTCTGTGCGCTACACCCTCGTCTACGGCGGCCCTGAGGATATCCTTCAGCAGCTCAGAGAGGCCTTCGCCGATCCCGTCTATCCCCTGTCCTTGGGGCGGGAGGATGAGCTGGCTCTGGTGGAGGATGTGACCCTTGAGGAGGCCACCGATGGCGAGCCGCGCTTCCGGGGCACTATAGTACCTGGGGATGTGCGTGCGACCTCCCCCCGCCCCGTGCTGCAGCCCGGGCTACGCGTGGAGCCCGTGTTGGTGGAGACCCTCCCCCTATCCTTCCGGTTGGACAATAGAGGGGTCAGGAGCCCTGAAAGGATGACCCCCCTAAGCTTTCTACCGGTGCAGGTGGAGCTGGACGTGCCGTCGCCCCAGTTCCCTGTCCTGCAGATGCAGGGGAGGAACTTCACATGGGTCAACAACTTCTAG